One Halorientalis litorea DNA segment encodes these proteins:
- a CDS encoding ABC transporter ATP-binding protein — protein sequence MTAAIVAEDVRRAYGDTVAVDGVSLSVEEGEVFALVGPNGAGKTTLVRALVGTTDAEGRVSVFGGPPTEMDRQRLGLLPQSFDPPARLTVRELLAYYAGLYDETRSVESVLADVGLADAAETWYENLSGGQQRRACVGTALVNDPDLLVLDEPTTGIDPAGRRALWRLVEELAAAGTTVFLTTHYMEEAERLADRVGLLDGGELVACDVPAALVERHGGESRLVVETDADPSVTDALDYPAEFADGQLTVYDVPPEAIGDVVATLEATGAAYDALSWTEPDLEDVYLDLTGRAVTRSGDAVDRGEIPLADGGRRSHGADDTEEVQ from the coding sequence ATGACAGCGGCCATCGTCGCCGAGGACGTGCGCCGGGCCTACGGCGACACCGTGGCGGTGGATGGCGTCTCGCTCTCCGTCGAGGAGGGTGAAGTGTTCGCACTGGTCGGCCCGAACGGCGCGGGCAAGACGACGCTCGTCCGGGCACTCGTCGGAACGACCGACGCCGAGGGGCGCGTGTCGGTGTTCGGCGGGCCGCCGACCGAGATGGACCGACAGCGGCTCGGCCTCCTGCCGCAGTCGTTCGACCCCCCTGCCCGGTTGACCGTCCGGGAACTACTGGCGTACTACGCCGGGCTGTACGACGAGACGCGGTCGGTCGAGTCGGTCCTCGCGGACGTGGGCCTCGCCGACGCCGCCGAGACGTGGTACGAGAACCTCTCCGGCGGGCAACAGCGACGCGCCTGCGTCGGGACGGCGTTGGTCAACGACCCGGACTTGCTGGTGCTGGACGAACCGACGACCGGTATCGACCCGGCCGGCCGGCGGGCACTCTGGCGTCTCGTCGAGGAGTTGGCCGCCGCCGGAACCACCGTCTTCCTGACGACCCACTACATGGAGGAAGCCGAGCGACTCGCCGACCGGGTGGGGTTGCTCGACGGCGGCGAACTCGTCGCCTGTGACGTGCCCGCCGCACTCGTCGAGCGGCACGGCGGGGAGAGCCGTCTGGTCGTCGAGACGGACGCCGACCCGTCTGTGACGGACGCGCTCGACTACCCAGCCGAGTTCGCCGACGGGCAGTTGACCGTGTACGACGTGCCCCCGGAGGCCATCGGTGACGTGGTGGCCACGCTGGAAGCGACCGGTGCGGCGTACGACGCCCTCTCGTGGACGGAACCGGACCTCGAAGACGTGTATCTCGACCTGACGGGGCGAGCGGTTACGCGGAGCGGCGACGCGGTGGACCGCGGCGAGATACCGCTTGCCGACGGCGGCAGGCGGTCACACGGGGCGGACGACACGGAGGAGGTGCAGTGA
- a CDS encoding SelT/SelW/SelH family protein → MTEVEIEYCVPCGYLDRAVSVQRALLTAFGERLDAVTLRTGDHGVFRVTVDGEPVFDIADDEFDVDETVRRARQYV, encoded by the coding sequence GTGACCGAAGTCGAAATCGAATACTGCGTCCCCTGTGGATACCTCGACCGAGCGGTGAGCGTCCAGCGCGCGCTCCTCACGGCGTTCGGCGAGCGACTCGACGCGGTGACGCTCCGAACCGGCGACCACGGCGTGTTCCGCGTCACCGTCGACGGAGAACCGGTGTTCGATATCGCAGACGACGAGTTCGACGTGGACGAGACGGTGCGCCGCGCGCGGCAGTACGTCTAA
- a CDS encoding ABC transporter permease — MGALTRVRAASVAAWHSFLRRRTAVFFTFFFPVIIVLIFGVLVGTQPTGGGLFTEPPAYYIPGYLAVVVLFTPLSRVGSEVARHRAGNQFEKLATTPLSRGEWLLAQTLVNVVVIGLAGLLLLALVVLATGADVTLSPLVVPFLVAGVALFCGVGALLGSFADSQDGVIAASNAIALPLLFLSETFVPPDLLPAWFRPAMQLSPLTYFARGVRALTSEPAAETWFGMAAPGPLLYFGVLAGVTVVCFAAGAASLPRTD, encoded by the coding sequence ATGGGCGCGCTCACTCGCGTCCGCGCCGCGTCGGTCGCGGCGTGGCACTCCTTCCTCCGACGCCGGACAGCGGTGTTTTTCACCTTCTTCTTCCCGGTCATCATCGTCCTCATCTTCGGGGTGCTGGTCGGTACACAGCCGACGGGGGGCGGCCTGTTCACCGAACCGCCAGCCTACTACATCCCGGGCTACCTCGCGGTGGTCGTGTTGTTCACGCCGCTGTCCCGCGTCGGGAGCGAGGTGGCGCGCCACCGGGCGGGCAACCAGTTCGAGAAACTCGCGACGACGCCGCTCTCGCGGGGGGAGTGGTTGCTCGCACAGACGCTCGTGAACGTCGTCGTCATCGGACTGGCGGGGCTGCTGTTGCTCGCGCTGGTCGTCCTCGCCACGGGGGCGGATGTCACGCTCTCGCCGCTGGTCGTCCCGTTCCTCGTCGCCGGCGTCGCCCTGTTCTGTGGCGTCGGGGCACTGTTGGGGTCGTTCGCGGACTCACAGGACGGCGTCATCGCGGCCAGCAACGCCATCGCGCTCCCGCTGTTGTTCCTCTCTGAGACGTTCGTCCCACCGGACCTGCTCCCGGCGTGGTTCCGCCCCGCGATGCAACTCTCGCCGCTGACGTACTTCGCCCGCGGCGTCCGTGCCCTCACGTCCGAACCGGCGGCCGAGACGTGGTTCGGGATGGCCGCACCCGGTCCGCTCCTGTACTTCGGCGTGTTGGCCGGGGTAACGGTCGTCTGCTTCGCGGCGGGTGCGGCGTCTCTCCCGCGGACGGACTGA
- a CDS encoding DUF420 domain-containing protein, giving the protein MAAAETLGRFPKAHPRVVTAVLSVVGYILVLGAFGGVLPFPTIERGTVNLLGDAIAVVNTAALAAILVGVRFIRRGEVRKHRAAMLTAFSLIMVFLALYLLKVGGGFEKAILAKGVVLWAYLAMLAIHILLSALSVPVVLHAVVLGLTHTPEELRDTVHKRVGRVAVAAWGLSLALGIVTYLMLNHVYGWEPRAELLLLVAVPNLWEKLDG; this is encoded by the coding sequence ATGGCCGCTGCCGAGACTCTCGGACGCTTTCCGAAGGCTCATCCCCGTGTCGTGACCGCCGTGCTGTCGGTTGTCGGGTACATCCTCGTCCTCGGTGCGTTCGGCGGGGTGCTCCCGTTCCCGACCATCGAGCGCGGGACGGTCAACCTGCTCGGGGACGCTATCGCCGTCGTGAACACCGCGGCATTGGCGGCTATCCTCGTCGGTGTCCGGTTCATCCGTCGGGGCGAAGTCCGCAAACACCGCGCCGCGATGCTGACCGCTTTCAGCCTGATTATGGTCTTTCTGGCCCTGTACCTCCTCAAGGTCGGTGGCGGGTTCGAGAAGGCAATCCTCGCCAAAGGCGTGGTGCTGTGGGCCTACCTCGCCATGCTCGCGATTCACATTCTCCTGTCGGCACTCTCGGTGCCCGTCGTCCTCCACGCCGTCGTCCTCGGACTGACGCACACGCCCGAGGAGTTGCGGGACACGGTTCACAAGCGCGTCGGCCGCGTCGCCGTCGCCGCGTGGGGCCTCTCGCTGGCGTTGGGCATCGTGACGTACCTGATGCTCAACCACGTGTATGGCTGGGAACCGCGGGCAGAACTCCTCTTGCTGGTCGCCGTGCCGAACCTGTGGGAGAAATTGGACGGCTGA
- a CDS encoding MATE family efflux transporter — protein sequence MDLFASKEDLQLTAGSVRGPLFKLAVPVVLATLLQTVYNLTDTFWVGQYDSTALAALTFSFPLVFLSLALGGGVSTTGRILVAQYEGAGDRRDAGVVAGQTLTFAVAAALVVAGLGVVGVPPLLAAAGAGPDVAPLAETYLTYVLAGLPLLFLAATFSAVLQGYGDTVTPLLVVAASVLLNIVLDPVLVFGLGPVPELGLRGAAIATLGARGVAAVAGVWLLVSGRVGPGVPLGDMWPRRAYLARVLRLGVPASLETTAIAVSVTAMLFVVGRFPEPVVAGFGIGERVLSLMFLPAIGVASATTTMVGQNLGADEPERARRAARIAVGYPLVGLTAVGLLVVAAAPVVAGVFTPDDAVIGHAAAFLTYTGPAFGLEAALRVYSGVFRGAGRTSVAMVVTGVAFLPVRLGLALALVGPLGPTAIWVAYAVSGLLGAGLAALVARTISWERLV from the coding sequence GTGGACCTGTTCGCTAGCAAAGAGGACCTGCAACTGACTGCGGGGAGCGTGCGCGGTCCGTTGTTCAAACTCGCCGTCCCCGTCGTCCTCGCCACCCTGCTCCAGACGGTGTACAACCTGACCGACACCTTCTGGGTCGGGCAGTACGACAGCACCGCGCTCGCGGCACTGACGTTCTCCTTCCCCCTCGTGTTCCTCTCGCTCGCACTCGGCGGCGGTGTCTCGACCACCGGTCGCATCCTCGTCGCCCAGTACGAGGGGGCCGGTGACCGGCGTGACGCGGGCGTCGTCGCCGGCCAGACGCTGACCTTCGCCGTCGCCGCGGCACTCGTCGTCGCCGGCCTCGGCGTCGTCGGCGTGCCGCCGCTGTTGGCCGCCGCCGGTGCTGGGCCCGACGTTGCCCCGCTCGCGGAGACGTACCTCACCTACGTCCTCGCGGGCCTGCCGCTACTCTTTCTCGCCGCGACGTTCTCGGCAGTCCTCCAAGGCTACGGGGACACCGTGACGCCACTGCTCGTCGTCGCCGCCTCCGTCCTGTTGAACATCGTCCTCGACCCCGTGCTGGTGTTCGGACTCGGCCCAGTCCCCGAACTCGGCCTGCGCGGGGCCGCCATCGCCACGCTCGGCGCGCGTGGGGTGGCCGCCGTCGCCGGCGTGTGGTTGCTCGTGTCGGGCCGTGTCGGACCGGGTGTCCCCCTCGGGGACATGTGGCCGCGACGGGCGTACCTCGCGCGCGTCCTCCGACTCGGAGTCCCAGCGTCGCTCGAAACCACGGCCATCGCCGTCTCCGTCACGGCGATGCTGTTCGTCGTCGGGCGGTTCCCCGAACCCGTCGTCGCTGGCTTCGGTATCGGCGAGCGCGTCCTTTCGCTGATGTTTCTCCCAGCCATCGGCGTCGCCAGTGCCACGACGACGATGGTCGGGCAGAACCTCGGCGCGGACGAACCGGAACGAGCGCGCCGCGCCGCCCGAATCGCCGTCGGCTACCCCCTCGTCGGCTTGACTGCCGTCGGCCTCCTCGTCGTCGCCGCGGCACCAGTCGTGGCCGGCGTGTTCACGCCCGACGACGCCGTTATCGGCCACGCGGCAGCCTTCCTCACCTACACCGGGCCGGCGTTCGGGCTGGAGGCGGCCCTCCGGGTGTACAGCGGCGTGTTCCGCGGTGCCGGTCGAACCAGCGTGGCGATGGTTGTCACCGGTGTCGCGTTCCTCCCCGTCCGCCTCGGCCTCGCGCTCGCGCTGGTCGGGCCACTCGGGCCGACGGCAATCTGGGTCGCCTACGCGGTCAGCGGTCTCCTCGGTGCGGGACTGGCCGCGCTGGTCGCCCGGACCATCTCGTGGGAACGGCTGGTTTAG
- a CDS encoding MinD/ParA family ATP-binding protein: MYAVASGKGGSGKTTTAINLASVFSATGRDVALVDADLAMSDMADVLNLSPEHTIHDVLTGDAELSEAFEGYPVEFGDVETSLDVLAGSDDLLAFADADPKRVADVLKTVSAAYDIIVVDTATGLTEEVQVPLENADEVVVVSSPERAAVSDTRKTVEFAEKLGTDVSGVVVTDTARELPLERVPVEVGSDLLGTVPDLRETEDPVAAYEDIVKNLLLGDVIAGSGSSALSTATDESDSDDTEQTDDSTLEVNKSLSEVGSGGSGDGEAETDADDSEAEADEDPEIGGAFGRFVDVVGGGSDDS, encoded by the coding sequence GTGTATGCAGTCGCGAGCGGTAAGGGCGGGAGCGGCAAAACGACGACGGCCATCAACCTCGCATCTGTCTTCAGCGCGACCGGTCGTGACGTGGCACTCGTCGACGCCGACCTCGCCATGTCGGACATGGCTGACGTACTGAACCTCAGCCCCGAGCACACCATTCACGACGTGCTCACCGGCGACGCGGAACTCTCGGAGGCGTTCGAGGGGTACCCTGTCGAGTTTGGCGACGTGGAAACGAGTCTCGACGTACTCGCCGGGTCCGACGACCTGCTGGCGTTCGCCGACGCGGACCCGAAGCGCGTCGCGGACGTGCTGAAGACGGTCAGCGCGGCGTACGACATCATCGTCGTCGACACGGCGACTGGCCTGACCGAGGAGGTGCAGGTTCCGCTGGAAAACGCCGACGAGGTGGTCGTGGTGAGTTCGCCGGAGCGCGCGGCCGTCTCCGACACTCGCAAGACCGTCGAGTTCGCGGAGAAACTCGGGACGGACGTGTCGGGCGTCGTCGTCACGGACACGGCCCGTGAACTCCCGTTAGAGCGCGTCCCGGTGGAAGTCGGCAGTGACCTCCTCGGCACCGTCCCGGACCTGCGCGAGACGGAGGACCCGGTAGCCGCCTACGAGGACATCGTGAAGAACCTCCTCCTCGGCGACGTGATTGCCGGGAGTGGGTCGAGCGCGCTCTCGACGGCCACCGACGAGTCCGACTCGGACGACACGGAACAGACCGACGACTCGACGCTCGAAGTCAATAAGTCGCTCTCCGAGGTAGGTAGCGGTGGAAGCGGCGACGGCGAGGCTGAGACGGATGCCGACGACAGCGAGGCGGAGGCGGACGAGGACCCGGAAATCGGCGGCGCGTTCGGCCGGTTCGTCGACGTGGTCGGCGGCGGTAGCGACGACAGTTAA
- a CDS encoding CAP domain-containing protein — protein MANNTALGVLGVIVLVAMGVGILIGMQIGGPDPVATDADEGTPTPVPTAAPDQQGGSGTPTLPGGRTTVPTREFDESEIRSEVLRLVNSRRRADDLNAFERGGQTADAVTEMANSHSQRMARERLVSHEFDATSSADRYRNANLYDTCQFESAAGTYIIRADTSSSSNLEVLSQTVAGRPYEVDGVTEFNEDETEVARDIVEKWYDNSAYRERLSYENAEYLGVGLAITDDGEVYSTGNLC, from the coding sequence ATGGCGAACAACACGGCACTGGGCGTGCTGGGGGTCATCGTTCTCGTAGCGATGGGCGTCGGGATTCTCATCGGGATGCAGATCGGTGGGCCGGACCCGGTAGCGACTGATGCCGACGAGGGGACGCCGACACCGGTTCCGACCGCCGCCCCCGACCAGCAGGGTGGGAGTGGAACGCCGACTCTTCCGGGCGGCCGAACCACGGTTCCGACGCGTGAGTTCGACGAGAGCGAGATTCGGTCGGAGGTACTCCGCTTGGTCAACAGCAGACGGCGCGCGGACGACCTGAACGCCTTCGAGAGAGGTGGACAGACGGCCGACGCCGTGACCGAGATGGCCAACAGCCACAGCCAGCGGATGGCCAGAGAGCGTCTCGTCAGCCACGAGTTCGACGCCACGAGTAGTGCCGACCGCTACCGGAACGCGAACCTCTACGACACCTGTCAGTTCGAGTCGGCCGCCGGCACGTACATCATCAGGGCCGACACCTCGTCGAGCAGTAACCTCGAAGTGCTGTCACAGACTGTCGCCGGGCGGCCGTACGAAGTCGACGGCGTCACGGAGTTCAACGAGGACGAAACCGAAGTCGCACGCGACATCGTCGAGAAGTGGTACGACAACTCGGCGTACCGGGAACGGCTCTCCTACGAGAACGCGGAGTATCTCGGTGTCGGCCTCGCGATAACCGACGACGGAGAGGTCTACTCGACCGGCAACCTCTGCTGA
- a CDS encoding DUF7546 family protein: protein MTDTATANWLDRFDISRETVLWGLLVLNVELFALGLYWLVSSAQLTSAGGLRYWVYPFVWINVGVWAVLRTDPAPTGTRQRRLAAAVAVGYFVLLGYFGGLFGLATPGPSSFRIAALSIPPGWGPAVLYNGSVVAVTLLPFKVVGYAALAYLVYATVIDAAGSAVTGLLGLLSCVSCTWPILATVVTGVAGTGTALAGAVYAQSYGLSTVVFVVTVGLLYWRPFGR from the coding sequence ATGACAGACACCGCCACCGCGAACTGGCTGGACCGCTTCGACATCAGCCGTGAGACAGTGTTGTGGGGGCTGTTGGTCCTCAACGTCGAACTCTTCGCACTCGGGCTGTACTGGCTCGTCTCGAGTGCCCAGTTGACGAGTGCCGGCGGACTGCGCTACTGGGTGTACCCGTTCGTCTGGATAAACGTGGGTGTGTGGGCCGTCCTCCGAACCGACCCGGCACCGACGGGGACGCGACAGCGACGACTCGCGGCCGCCGTCGCCGTCGGCTACTTCGTCCTCCTCGGCTACTTCGGTGGCCTGTTCGGCCTCGCCACGCCCGGCCCCTCGTCGTTCCGCATCGCCGCGCTCTCCATCCCGCCGGGATGGGGGCCGGCCGTCCTGTACAACGGGTCGGTGGTCGCCGTCACGCTGTTGCCGTTCAAAGTCGTCGGCTACGCCGCGCTCGCGTATCTCGTCTACGCGACAGTCATCGACGCCGCGGGGTCGGCCGTCACGGGACTGCTCGGTCTGCTCTCGTGCGTGAGTTGCACGTGGCCGATTCTGGCAACGGTCGTGACCGGCGTGGCAGGCACCGGGACGGCACTGGCGGGCGCGGTGTACGCCCAATCATACGGTCTCTCGACGGTCGTGTTCGTCGTGACGGTCGGCCTGCTGTACTGGCGGCCCTTCGGCCGCTGA
- a CDS encoding creatininase family protein — protein MFVGDKTWPELGEYFGTESVALVPLGSTEQHGPHLPEATDAIIAEGFAREAARRTGFLCTPTVDIGVSPHHRQFHGTMWVDAPVFRDYVESFTRNLTYHGIDRVVFVNAHGGNVEHLREVGRRLRDDEVAYAVEWMWDESITDRIEAVFETPGPHGGPKETSLVWHLAPDLVRTDRIEDARDGGLVEFDAEAGRTYGARTFYDAIDNTDNGVLGDQTDASPEIGEELFEAACENLVNLAGWLDDQPFEDLLPKPHV, from the coding sequence ATGTTTGTCGGCGACAAGACGTGGCCGGAGTTAGGCGAGTATTTCGGAACCGAATCGGTCGCACTCGTTCCGCTGGGGTCGACAGAACAGCACGGCCCGCACCTTCCCGAGGCGACTGACGCCATCATCGCGGAAGGGTTCGCCCGCGAGGCGGCCCGACGGACCGGGTTCCTCTGTACGCCCACCGTCGACATCGGCGTGAGTCCCCACCACCGACAGTTCCACGGGACGATGTGGGTCGACGCGCCGGTGTTCCGTGACTACGTGGAGAGTTTCACGCGCAACCTCACGTATCACGGCATCGACCGAGTGGTCTTCGTCAACGCACACGGCGGCAACGTCGAACACCTCCGGGAGGTCGGTCGCCGCCTCCGCGACGACGAAGTCGCGTACGCCGTCGAGTGGATGTGGGACGAGAGCATCACCGACCGCATCGAGGCGGTGTTCGAGACGCCCGGGCCGCACGGCGGCCCGAAAGAAACGTCGCTGGTGTGGCACCTCGCGCCGGACCTCGTGCGCACGGACCGTATCGAGGACGCACGGGACGGTGGCCTCGTGGAGTTCGACGCCGAGGCCGGGCGGACCTACGGCGCCAGAACGTTCTACGACGCAATCGACAACACGGACAACGGCGTGCTGGGCGACCAAACCGACGCATCGCCCGAAATCGGCGAAGAACTGTTCGAGGCCGCCTGTGAGAACCTCGTCAACCTCGCGGGCTGGTTGGACGACCAGCCGTTCGAGGACTTACTGCCGAAACCGCACGTCTGA
- the coxB gene encoding cytochrome c oxidase subunit II translates to MNRKRAGLMGLFSAALLLVAVEPALAQTSTSTTESLIWGLNMKLLYVAIPITILVEGILVYTVWKYSKSDEAKPTQENRRLEITWTIATAVILLFVGVASYQVLGNPYVTASTAQQEQVEEMEQIDVIGQKYIWYFQYDDISAEDVSATGLTLENVSVEGGEVVSTGDDGTVVEGAELTGAGVESATLDSATVSGIDANEGESVSADGVDVSDANISDATLAGASVRTTETMVMPANEDVRLNITSVDWLHAFHVPSLGLKSDAFPEQSNYLQTNVGETGTHQLYCAEYCGTGHSGMLGTVDVRSQNEYQQWLVQQWVEDNQ, encoded by the coding sequence ATGAACCGCAAGCGCGCCGGGCTGATGGGCCTCTTCAGTGCCGCGCTGTTGCTGGTGGCGGTCGAACCCGCCCTCGCGCAGACCAGTACCTCCACGACGGAGAGCCTCATCTGGGGGCTGAACATGAAGCTCCTCTACGTGGCGATACCGATCACCATCCTCGTCGAGGGTATTCTGGTGTACACGGTCTGGAAGTACAGCAAGAGCGACGAGGCCAAACCCACACAGGAGAACCGCCGACTCGAAATCACGTGGACCATCGCGACAGCCGTCATTCTCCTCTTCGTCGGCGTCGCGTCCTATCAGGTCCTCGGGAACCCGTACGTCACCGCCTCGACCGCACAGCAAGAGCAGGTCGAGGAGATGGAGCAGATTGACGTCATCGGGCAAAAGTACATCTGGTACTTCCAGTACGACGACATCAGTGCCGAGGACGTCTCGGCCACCGGGCTGACGCTCGAAAACGTCTCCGTCGAGGGCGGGGAGGTGGTCAGTACCGGTGACGACGGCACTGTCGTCGAGGGGGCAGAACTCACCGGGGCTGGTGTCGAGTCCGCAACGCTCGACTCCGCGACTGTCTCCGGTATCGATGCGAACGAAGGCGAGAGCGTCTCCGCCGACGGTGTCGATGTCTCGGACGCCAACATCTCGGACGCGACGCTCGCCGGTGCCTCCGTCAGAACGACGGAGACGATGGTGATGCCCGCAAACGAGGACGTGCGCCTCAACATCACCTCGGTCGACTGGCTCCACGCCTTCCACGTCCCGAGCCTCGGGCTGAAGTCCGACGCCTTCCCCGAGCAGTCGAACTACCTGCAGACGAACGTCGGTGAAACCGGTACCCATCAGCTCTACTGCGCTGAATACTGTGGCACGGGCCACTCCGGGATGCTCGGAACGGTCGACGTGCGCTCACAGAACGAGTACCAGCAGTGGCTCGTCCAGCAGTGGGTAGAAGACAACCAGTAA
- a CDS encoding heme o synthase, with translation MRVPSVFGATGRPRFATLLASTAVGVYLLVVLGATAAISDAASACPSWPVCAQTPTLATPALAVAWTHRAVAALVFVLLFVAALASLRRDDISTRVRVALGVALVLYPVQVVVGAFVAVETGAAPFPLAHLVAGMGIFAALTLALAWHLEPAETDEPEESPTLEPPSAEAADEPLDQPPLPDSALGRAKAVGMAYFRLTKPRLMWLLCLVAAAGMALAAGPSLTVRTVVLTLGGGVLAIGASGTFNHVFERDRDKQMDRTSDRPIATHQVPVRNAMAFGLALAAASLAVFLQLNPLAAVLGLVAILFYSIVYTLVLKPNTVQNTVIGGAAGALPALIGWAAVTGSIGIPGVVLAGVIFVWTPAHFYNLALAYKDDYERGGFPMMPVVRGEATTRKHILLWLGATLLAATVLAAVTELGWVYAATTTALGTVFLWAVVRLHREQTEGAAFRAFHASNAYLGALLLAVVVDALAL, from the coding sequence GTGAGAGTTCCATCGGTGTTTGGGGCCACCGGCCGCCCGCGGTTTGCGACGCTCCTCGCCAGCACCGCCGTTGGCGTGTACCTGCTGGTAGTTCTCGGTGCGACCGCCGCCATCTCCGACGCCGCGAGTGCCTGCCCGTCGTGGCCGGTCTGTGCACAGACACCGACGCTCGCCACGCCCGCACTGGCCGTCGCGTGGACCCACCGCGCCGTGGCCGCGCTCGTGTTCGTCCTATTGTTCGTGGCCGCACTCGCCAGCCTCCGCCGTGACGACATCTCGACCCGCGTCCGGGTGGCACTGGGCGTCGCGCTCGTTCTCTACCCCGTCCAGGTCGTAGTCGGCGCGTTCGTCGCCGTCGAGACCGGTGCCGCCCCGTTCCCCCTCGCCCACCTCGTCGCGGGCATGGGCATCTTCGCGGCACTGACCCTCGCGCTGGCGTGGCACCTCGAACCCGCCGAAACCGACGAACCCGAGGAATCACCGACCCTCGAACCGCCGAGTGCCGAGGCGGCCGACGAACCGCTCGACCAGCCGCCGCTCCCCGACAGCGCGCTCGGCCGGGCGAAGGCCGTCGGCATGGCCTACTTCCGCCTGACGAAACCTCGGCTGATGTGGCTGCTCTGTCTGGTCGCCGCCGCCGGTATGGCACTGGCTGCCGGTCCCTCCTTGACCGTCCGCACCGTCGTTCTGACGCTCGGCGGCGGCGTCCTCGCAATCGGGGCCAGCGGGACGTTCAACCACGTCTTCGAGCGCGACAGAGACAAGCAGATGGACCGCACCAGCGACCGGCCGATAGCGACCCACCAAGTGCCGGTCCGCAACGCGATGGCGTTCGGGCTGGCACTGGCCGCCGCCTCCCTCGCGGTGTTCCTGCAGTTGAACCCCCTCGCGGCGGTGCTCGGCCTCGTCGCCATCCTGTTTTACAGCATCGTCTACACGCTGGTCCTCAAGCCGAACACGGTCCAGAACACGGTCATCGGCGGTGCGGCGGGCGCGCTCCCGGCACTCATCGGGTGGGCCGCCGTCACCGGCTCTATCGGGATACCGGGCGTGGTGTTGGCCGGCGTCATCTTCGTCTGGACGCCCGCCCATTTCTACAATCTCGCGCTCGCGTACAAGGACGACTACGAGCGCGGCGGGTTCCCGATGATGCCCGTCGTCCGCGGCGAGGCGACGACGCGCAAGCACATCCTCCTGTGGCTGGGGGCCACCCTGCTCGCCGCGACGGTGCTGGCCGCGGTGACGGAACTGGGCTGGGTGTACGCCGCGACGACCACCGCGCTCGGGACGGTGTTCCTCTGGGCAGTCGTCAGGCTCCACCGTGAGCAGACCGAAGGGGCGGCCTTCCGCGCCTTCCACGCCTCGAACGCGTATCTCGGCGCGCTCCTGCTCGCCGTCGTCGTCGATGCACTCGCGCTATGA
- a CDS encoding MaoC family dehydratase, which translates to MTGLYYEEFEVGETIEHDKRRTVSESDNQQFCDMTMNQQPLHLDSVFAADTQFGERVVNGLYTMALAVGMTIPDTTDGTIVANLSYDNVEHPAPVFHGDTIRAQSTVTNKRETSDGDRGVVTMHVEAYKLGDDGEETLVCELDRTALSKKRPDDASE; encoded by the coding sequence GTGACCGGTCTCTACTACGAGGAGTTCGAGGTCGGCGAGACCATCGAACACGACAAACGGCGGACGGTCTCCGAGAGCGACAACCAACAGTTCTGCGACATGACGATGAACCAACAGCCGCTCCACCTCGACTCGGTGTTCGCCGCGGACACGCAGTTCGGCGAACGCGTCGTCAACGGCCTCTACACGATGGCACTGGCCGTCGGCATGACGATACCCGACACCACCGACGGCACCATCGTCGCCAACTTGTCCTACGACAACGTCGAGCATCCCGCACCGGTGTTCCACGGCGACACGATTCGGGCCCAGTCCACGGTGACGAACAAGCGCGAGACGAGCGACGGGGACCGTGGCGTCGTCACGATGCACGTCGAGGCGTACAAACTGGGCGACGACGGCGAGGAGACGCTCGTCTGCGAACTCGACCGGACGGCACTCTCGAAGAAACGACCCGACGATGCGAGTGAATGA